A DNA window from Sphingomonas profundi contains the following coding sequences:
- the gnd gene encoding phosphogluconate dehydrogenase (NAD(+)-dependent, decarboxylating): protein MRLAMIGLGRMGANIARRLMKAGHEIVAYDRDEKAVAGLAGDGAVAAAALEDVAAKLEAPRIFWVMLPAGPPTEDTIATLTKIASPGDIIIDGGNTFYKDDIRRAQSCAMKDLHYVDVGTSGGVWGLERGYCMMIGGETEIVRLLDPIFDALAPGYGTIPRTVGRDGPDDRAERGYIHAGPAGAGHFVKMVHNGIEYGLMQAYAEGFDVLKGKASEHLPEDQRFELNLPDIAEVWRRGSVISSWLLDLAAIGLAKDHTLEHYSGRVADSGEGQWTIDAAMEEAVPVNVLSTALFARYRSRVDSTFGDKLLSAMRFGFGGHVEMPQ, encoded by the coding sequence ATGCGCCTCGCAATGATCGGCCTCGGCCGGATGGGAGCCAATATCGCGCGCCGGCTGATGAAGGCCGGGCACGAGATCGTCGCCTACGATCGCGACGAGAAGGCGGTGGCCGGGCTGGCGGGGGACGGCGCCGTCGCCGCCGCCGCGCTGGAGGATGTGGCTGCCAAGCTGGAGGCGCCGCGCATCTTCTGGGTGATGCTGCCGGCTGGCCCGCCAACGGAAGACACGATCGCGACGCTGACCAAGATCGCCTCGCCCGGCGACATCATCATCGACGGCGGCAACACCTTCTACAAGGACGATATCCGCCGGGCGCAATCGTGCGCGATGAAGGATCTACACTATGTCGACGTCGGCACCTCCGGCGGCGTGTGGGGGCTGGAGCGCGGCTACTGCATGATGATCGGCGGCGAGACGGAGATCGTGCGCCTGCTCGATCCGATCTTCGACGCGCTGGCGCCGGGCTACGGCACGATCCCCCGCACCGTCGGCCGCGACGGGCCGGACGACCGGGCCGAGCGCGGCTACATCCACGCCGGGCCGGCGGGCGCGGGCCACTTCGTCAAGATGGTCCACAACGGTATCGAGTACGGGCTGATGCAGGCCTATGCCGAGGGCTTCGACGTGCTGAAGGGCAAGGCATCCGAGCATCTGCCGGAGGACCAGCGGTTCGAGCTGAACCTGCCGGACATCGCCGAGGTGTGGCGGCGCGGCAGCGTCATCTCGTCCTGGCTGCTCGATCTGGCGGCGATCGGCCTCGCCAAGGACCATACGCTCGAACATTATAGCGGCAGGGTCGCCGATTCCGGCGAGGGGCAGTGGACGATCGACGCGGCGATGGAGGAGGCGGTGCCGGTGAACGTGCTCTCCACCGCCCTGTTCGCGCGCTACCGATCGCGGGTGGACAGCACGTTCGGCGACAAGCTCCTCTCCGCCATGCGCTTCGGCTTCGGCGGCCATGTCGAGATGCCGCAGTGA